ataatacctagcaccctggcatgccgAGATGCGTGGATGGTTGTGCCATTGCTCTTGACAAAGAAGTCAGGGAAAGAGGCACATGGGTAAGGAAATATTATGAGCATGACAGACATGTGCTTTTTCAATTTATTTGACAGATGCAAAGTTTGTTAGTGGGAAAAAACCCTTTATTGACCAAAAACTTCCATTTATAAATCTGTTCATTGAAGCCTACTGGAAACAAACTTCCAATTGGGTCCCTGTATATCATGGATCATGACATTGTGTTAATAAGacattattttgtttgtattgtgACTTGGtaccattaaaaatatttttttgcctctTTTTTGCTATTTACAATTAATCTGATGACTTTTCTTTTAGGAGAACTTGGACCCCAGGGGTTAGAAGGTATAATAGGAGACAATGGACCAAAAGGAGATACAGGAAGTAAAGGTGATAAAGGTGAAATGGGTTCTCCTGGAGTTAAGGGTGAACCAGGAGAAACGTGTGCCCTTTGTGAAATAGGTAATATAGTGGATCAGGGAATTCCAGGTAATGATGGAGCCATAAGATTACAAGGTGATAAAGGTGAGCCAGGAGAGAAAGGTAGAAAAGGACAAATGGGACCTAAGGGAAGCCCTGGTGAAAAAGGTAACATAGGTACAAATGGGATACCAGGAATTCCAGGAGAAACTGGGCTTCAAGGACTTATGGGTCAAAGGGGTCTTACTGGATCAAAAGGTGATCGAGGAATGCCTGGACCTATTGGACCACAAGGGTACCGTGGACCAGCTGGAGTTCCtggaaaaaagggagaaaaaggacAAAGAGGATCACAAAATGAGCTTGATAATATTGCATTTTCAGTAGCCTTCAGAGGAAATAGGAATTCCATATCACCAGGACAGCCAATTAGATTTGATAAAGTTTTTGTGAACGATAATAAACCATACAGTGTAAACTCAGGCATGTTTGTGGCCTCTGTTGAAGGTGTCTACTTTTTCTCTTATCACTTAAGCCCATTACACCCTCCTCTAGTTGCTGGCTTAGTTCACAATGGAAGAATCGTTTTACAGACACAAGCCAGGCAATCTGAGCGCAATGCATGTCAAGTCTCGGGATCAGTCCTGCTCCATCTTCGTGAGGATGATGAGGTTTGGCTTCAGGTTCTGAGCATCGGGCAGAATGAATTTATTTTTGATGAAACAGACTCCCTCTTCTCTGGATTTATACTGTATTCACTCGAAGATTAGAGATGTCATTTCAGATGGACAATTTTGTGCATTAACATTTTTCATATCCCACTTATTTAATAATGGAGGCCTAAGTGGCCATTTTGTACAAATCTCTTACCAATGTTAATAGAAACACTCTTGAATAGAATTAAGATATTCACTATATATAGCTACAGGAAGACTTCTTGTTAAGTATTATTGATAGCAGCTGAGTAAATATAAGGTTATATTGAGCATTTACAGTGACTTGTCCTTCAAAATGGCATGATTGATTTTTTCAGCATTTCTTTGAACTAGCATTGCAAAAATACAATAAACGTATCATGTTTATAGTATGATTTAAATGGTATGTACATAAATGATCAAATATTTACAGATGCAAGATCTGCTTAGAACCCGGAGTCCTAAACTATACTAAATATATTAAACTATACAAAAATGAAGTCTTGCCTTGTCATTCCCTACCCtgtattttttctattatctATAAATTGTAGTAACTTTTTTACTGCTCATTTATCTCAAACACATTTAGTTTGACTGCAAAGGATCTACAAAAggtttatacagtatatgtaaactcATACACTAAAATATTGTATACATATTACCATGTTTTTAACCTTCAACTCTCAGTAAAATAATAACTGGTGACCCTTGTTCAGCTCAGTCCTGTCATAGGATGACAACACTCTTCCCCTTACTCCCAactgtgctcctgtgttgtcaccatgtcacaagggcccagattcacgtaggagggcacatctttgtgcgggcgtaacgtatcctatttaagttacgcctccgcaactttgacaggctgtattctcaaagcaaagttgcgacggcgtagcgtaaataggccggcgtaagcccgcctaattcaaatgtggaagatgtgggcgtgtgttatgtaaatttgatgtgacgctttttatgaacggcacatgcgccgtccgtgaaagtatcccagtccgcatgctccaaattactccGCAATagacaatgctttcgacatggatgtaaatgacgcccagccctattcgcgaacgacttacgcaaacggcgtaaaacgtGAAATATTTgacgctgttctgacgtccatacctaacattggtacgcctcatctacgcctcatagagcaggggtaactttacgccggaaaaagccttacgtaaacggcgtatctggactgcgacggctgggcgtatgttcgtgaatcggcgtatctagctgatttacatatttctaggcgtaaatcagcatacacgccccctagcggccagcgtaaatatgcagttaagatgcgacggcgtaggagacttacgctggtcgtatcttatacaaattcaggcgtatctgattctttgaatcaggcgccaagatacgatggctcagactcagagatacgacggcgtatctggagatacgccgttgtatctcctacgagaatctgggccaaggtttttaaagtgcctttttaataaaaattatgtttAAATGGTCCTCTGTTATCACCACCATCAGGAAACCCATCCTGAGAAATGCATGAGTGCATGCATGTAGGCAACAAATCGCTGCAAAGGGGCTGCAAGCACATTGGGGTgcaaaagattaaaaaagtaaaatcgatttttttttttatatataggaaGGTGAACTGCTAAACCAGCAATAATGTGTGTCACTTGTCTGACAGTGCAGTGTGGAATTTTGGCAAAGTCACTCTTTAAGGTTTTCTCAAAATTAAAATCTATGAGTTAGTTGACTTTTGACATGTTTAATGAGGAAGGTAGTGACTGCACCAAATGTTTAAAGGATAACTTTACTTTAAACAACTTTCATATACTTCCGTGTCCATGCTACACTGAGTTCTTTGCTGTGCAGCCACTGGGCACATGCACAAAAGGATCTACATTAATTTCTAAGGGAAGGCTTTTAAAGCTTGGACATTTCCATGGAGAAGCTATAAAGGCCTCCAGTGGCTACACGGCTAAGATCTCCAAGGGACACGAACAGgtgagactgatgccgcgtacacaccatcactttatgtgatgaaaaaaaacaacgtttttaaaaacgtcaatttaaatgaccgtgtgtggggggaaaacgttgttttatgtcttgtgaaaaacgtagtttaaaacaaagtttttaaaccccTGCATGCTCAgtagctagttatgaagcgagcttcaatggaaaaaagtgctgaacgtaaccacgctttgctagagcattttgaaaaaacgatggtgtgtaggcaacgtcgtttttgaaaattgaagtttcaaaaatgttgtttttttacttcacaaaaaattgcgttttttttcatcacataaagtgatggtgtgtacgcggcattacagtgacAGGAGGGTTGCTGGGGATGTATCAACAACTGTTGAGGGTTAACTGTACTAAAGTACATAAGTAGATAGGTTTATTGCTCACACACTGAATGTCTCGTCAGAGGCGCCGCTGTAAAATTTCTGGGTGGCTGGTCTGGCTCATTGCACTTCAGCAAGTTAGTCAGAAAAGGATATGAATTACCACACTCAATGCTGCAGCAACTTTAAATAAAGTGCTTTTTAACAAGATTAATGTCAGAGGTGATCCCTGCTGCTGTTCATTGAGGACGTATGCACACAACGCAGATCATTGCACACTATCAAAAAGGAGTATGTTTCTGTGCCCAGGAATTACAGGTGTTTGTGTACAGCCATGGACAGTAGCatgtacaaatcaatgacaggcagACATATGTCATGGTGACTATAACTGCACACCTGGAAGGTTATATTCATATAGTGACAGATGAATGCCAACATCCGTTTAAGTTTAAATTCAGTCAAGCTGCTAAATATACAGTTGAAATGCTAATATaccatattgtcaaaagtattgggacacctgcctttacacgcacatgaactttaatggcatcccagtcttatgctgcgtacacacgatcggtttgtctgatgaaaacggtctgatggaccgttttcatcagactaaccgatcgtgtgtgggccccatcgtttttttaactatcggttaaaaaactaggaacttgttttaaaatgatctgatggttaactaaccgatagaaaaaaaacggtcgtctgtccatcggttaaaaatccacgcatgctcagactaaattaggggacgggagcgctcgttctggttaaACTAGCGTTTGTTATGGAGCTAGCAAATTCATCACGCtgttacagacagaaaagcgcgaatcgtcttttactaacacgaaaacagctaaagcagcccccaagggtggcgccattggatttgaacttcccctttatagtgccgtcgaacGTGGTTTATgtgaccgtgttctgacacaaccttttttttaacggatggtgtgtaggcacgactgatcatcagtcagcttcatcggataactgatgaaaaaatccatcagtccgttttcatcggatggaccgatcgtgtgtacagggcattagtccatagggttcaatatttagttggcccaccctttgcagctataacagcttcaacttttctgggaagcctgtccacaaggtttaggagtgtgtctatgggaatgtttgaccattcttccagaagcgcatttgtgagatcaggcactgatgttggacgagaaggcctggctaacagtctccgctctaatttatccccaCGGTCACTTAGGTGACAAGGACTTGTCCtactccttaggcctcgtacacacgaccgagtttctcggcaaaaaacagcaagaaactgtgatttttttttgccgaggaaaccggtcgcgtgtacatttttcgacaaggaaactgtcgaggatcccatcgagccaaaaagagagcatgtcttatttttcctcgacgggaatgcagaaacttgccttgtcgagttcctcgacagcctaacaaggaactcgacgaggaaaactatgtgtttccctCGTCGAgtacctcggtcgtgtgtacgaggcttcagcctcCTTAGGTATCTCGATCACATATCCCAAGAGGCTGAAGGAGCAGGGACACACTGCTGC
The sequence above is drawn from the Rana temporaria chromosome 4, aRanTem1.1, whole genome shotgun sequence genome and encodes:
- the LOC120936719 gene encoding otolin-1-like isoform X2; its protein translation is MASLHSFNQPVVCKGITAPGMLSVLLIQLLLWSLWSTETFAIFSLIASPPFTMESLNATETEEPKQAFTVPLDLDLETTETDPVTDGGIQTSSQIAITSTVTPALDNVTDGVENKIKQRELTTRSNEHRQPISWNAFNMNITENSLHAVDSAPKDIGNNSTLLLIQDTNNEQPDPFLVIPMENTTEEKQCICNIPGPTGQKGDKGDSGEPGELGPQGLEGIIGDNGPKGDTGSKGDKGEMGSPGVKGEPGETCALCEIGNIVDQGIPGNDGAIRLQGDKGEPGEKGRKGQMGPKGSPGEKGNIGTNGIPGIPGETGLQGLMGQRGLTGSKGDRGMPGPIGPQGYRGPAGVPGKKGEKGQRGSQNELDNIAFSVAFRGNRNSISPGQPIRFDKVFVNDNKPYSVNSGMFVASVEGVYFFSYHLSPLHPPLVAGLVHNGRIVLQTQARQSERNACQVSGSVLLHLREDDEVWLQVLSIGQNEFIFDETDSLFSGFILYSLED
- the LOC120936719 gene encoding otolin-1-like isoform X1, encoding MCISEKAKVVSEGHLFSYLLAGMLSVLLIQLLLWSLWSTETFAIFSLIASPPFTMESLNATETEEPKQAFTVPLDLDLETTETDPVTDGGIQTSSQIAITSTVTPALDNVTDGVENKIKQRELTTRSNEHRQPISWNAFNMNITENSLHAVDSAPKDIGNNSTLLLIQDTNNEQPDPFLVIPMENTTEEKQCICNIPGPTGQKGDKGDSGEPGELGPQGLEGIIGDNGPKGDTGSKGDKGEMGSPGVKGEPGETCALCEIGNIVDQGIPGNDGAIRLQGDKGEPGEKGRKGQMGPKGSPGEKGNIGTNGIPGIPGETGLQGLMGQRGLTGSKGDRGMPGPIGPQGYRGPAGVPGKKGEKGQRGSQNELDNIAFSVAFRGNRNSISPGQPIRFDKVFVNDNKPYSVNSGMFVASVEGVYFFSYHLSPLHPPLVAGLVHNGRIVLQTQARQSERNACQVSGSVLLHLREDDEVWLQVLSIGQNEFIFDETDSLFSGFILYSLED